The following DNA comes from Elusimicrobiota bacterium.
TGTCGAATTACCTTGAATCGGCTGAGGCCCTTCGTCTGAAAGTCAAGGGGGCCATGATGTATCCCATGGTGGTCAGTTCCATCGCCGCGTTGGTCACGGTCTTTCTTCTGGTGGGTGTCATTCCCACTTTTAAGGAAATCTTTTCCAGTTTTGGCGCTGAATTGCCGCTTCCCACTCGGATCGTTATCGGTTTATCAGAGAGTCTTCAGAATCAGTGGTATATCTATCTGTGTGTTCCCGTGGGACTTGTTTTCCTGGGAAAACGCTGGCTAAAAACGGAAAATGGGCGCAAGATATTCGATACCAAAGTTCTTCAACTACCGCTTTTCGGGGTCATGCTTCGTAAGGTGGCCGTCGCTAAATTTACCCGGACGTTGGGAACCTTGGTGAAATCTGGAGTTCCTATTTTGCAGGCCATGGAGACCGTGGCTCAGACCGCGGGAAACAAAGTGATTGAAAGCGCAATTATGGCGGCGCGGGAATCCATCCGTGAAGGGGAACGCGTTGCCGATCCGCTCAAGCGATCCGGGGTGTTCCCTCCCATGGTGATTCAAATGATTTCGGTGGGAGAAGAGACCGGGAACATGGACGTCATGCTTCACAAAATTGCAGACTTTTATGACCAGGAAGTGGAACAAGCCATTAAGGGGCTCACCTCCATGATCGAACCCATCGTAATTGTTTTTATGGGCATCTTGATTGGGGGTATTGTGATCGCCATGTTTATCCCCATGTTCGAGTTGGGGAACCTGGCGGCCAAGCAGGGGTAAAAAATACCCCTTGAAAAATAATGGATGGAGCCCTATACTAAAAGGGACCGGGAATTTTAATCAGTGTTGACAGGGGATTCCTGGAATGGTAGGTAACAAGTTATCTGAAAGGTTTGATGTCATCATACATAGGGAGGTACGCAATCATGAGTCAATTAATGAAACGAATAACAAAAAAAGGGTTCACGCTCATCGAACTGATGATCGTGGTCGCCATCATTGGGATCTTGGCCGCCATCGCCATTCCCAAGTTCGCTGACCTCATCACGAAATCAAAAGAAAGTTCAGCGAAAGGAAGTTTGGGAAGCCTCCGCGGATCTCTCACCATTTACTACTCTGATAAAGAGGGTATTTGGCCCAATAGTGCGGCGGCAGGATCCTTGTCTGATCTGGTCCCCACTTACATTGAAAGAATCCCGTTCATCTCACTCCCAGCCCAGGGCAGTTTTACTGGGCACGTGACTCTTTCCGATGCCGTGACTGGCACCGCCGGGGATTCCAGTGGTTGGTTTTACAATAGACTTAACGGGGTCTTGAATATCAATTGCACGCACAGAGATACGAAGAATTCCATATGGAACACCTGGTAGTTTCTATTATTCGGTAGGTGTTTTATGGGAGAGGGGCCCCTTCGGCCCCTCTCCCTTTTTTGGTGTGCCCAGCATGAGACACGACCAGGAGGTGTAAGTCCTCTGGGGAACTTGGTCACAGGGACCCCAAGCGAACCGCAAGGCGGGCAATGCCGTGAGGCCCCGGCTGAAAGAAGTGGGTAGCGAAACGTCCAAGCCGACGAACAGGAACCGGATAGAGGCGGAGTCAACCAGGGCGAGCGGGCCAATGACCGCGAAGCTCTTGCGACCAAAGGGAGGCGACGTAGATCCGGCGGTTGTGGAGGGAAGGCCGTGTGTCTTACCTGGGGAGTCCTCGCGTTGGGTCCGAAAGGGCCACGGGGAAACTCGGAGCGAGGTGTCAGCAGAGGCCATAGGAGCCAAAGGCTCGGTGGAAACATCGAGACAAGACGAAGGGCCAAACGGAAGGAGAGCGAAACGACGATAGGCCTCAGAAACGCGAGCGACAGAAGTCCAAGCAGTTGGAGCTCCCGTGGGGGAATAGGGGTGAAGCCCCGAAGGCGACACGGAGCGTCGAAGCGTGGAGGGCGGCCCATGGAAACGAACGCTCAAGGACTGATCATCTGATGGAACGGGTGGTCGAAGAAGGGAACGTGCAGGCCGCCGTAAGGCGGGTGAAGAGGAACAAGGGCAGTCCCGGCATCGACGGGATGAATGGGAAGGATCTTCCGCATTCCCTGAGGGAGAACTGGGAACGGCTCCGGCAAGAGCTATTGACGGGGAACTACCGACCTCAAGCGGTGAAGCGGGTGGAGATACCGAAACCGAACGGGGGAATTCGACAATTGGGGATTCCTGTCGTAGTGGATCGGATGATCCAACAGATGGTCCTGAACGTTCTACAACCGATGATTGATCCGACGTTTTCGGAGCACAGCTACGGGTTCCGACCCGGAGGGAGCGCGCACCAAGCGGTGAAAGCGGCGCGGTGTTACGTCCAGGAAGGACGGCGATGGGTGGTGGACGTGGATTTGGAGAAGTTTTTCGACGGCGTGAACCACGACATCCTGATGTCCCGGCTGGCAAAGAGGATCGAGGACAAACGAATGCTGGGGTTGATCCGCCGATACCTGACGGCTGGGATGATGGCCGAAGGTGTGGTGGTGAGGCGGGAAGAAGGGACGCCGCAAGGAGGGCCCCTCTCTCCGCTTCTGGCAAACGTGCTCCTGGACGAAGTGGACAAAGAGCTGGAGAAACGCGGACATGTCTTTGCGCGCTGTGCGGATGACGGGAATGTGTACGTCCGAACCGAGCGAGCGGGAAAAGATGTGATGGAGACGCTTGAGCTCCTCTACGCGAAACTCCGACTGAAGGTCAACACGACCAAGAGCCGAGTCACACGGGTGTGGGACAGGCAATTTCTGGGCTACGGTTTATGGGTGGCCAAGGGAAAGGAAGTCAAACACCGCGTGGGAGCCAAAGCCTTGAAGGCGATGAAGGAGCGCGTAAGGGAAATCACCTCACGCAACGGAGGCCAGAGCCTTGGCCAGGTGGCGGGACGACTGAAGGAGTATCTGCCAGGGTGGAAGAACTATTTCCAACTAGCGGAAACCCCAGGCGTCTTCGCGGGACTGGACCAATGGATCAGCCACCGGCTACGGATGGTGCGTCTGAAGCAGTGGAAGCGGGGAAGCACGGTTTACCGAGAACGGAAGGCGTTGGGGATCAGCCAACGGGCTTTGGGGTCGGCGATCGCGCGACCGCGGAGCTGGTGGAAGACCGCCGGAAGTCAGGGACTCCACATTGCTTTGCCGAACACCTACTTTAAAAGCCTGGGCGTTCCGCGCCTGGCCGAAGGATAAAGGCCGCTGACCGAACCGCCGGATGCGGACCCGCATGTCCGGTGGTGTGGCAGGGGCCGGGTCAAGGAAAATCACCTTGGCCCGCCTCTATGCCGATTGCGGCCCATGCTCCCCCGCTCGGGAGGGACAAAAATACAGTTTTGATTATCCAGCAGTCGAAACACTT
Coding sequences within:
- a CDS encoding type II secretion system F family protein — encoded protein: MPQFAYKVRAAGGSVTTGVLESADQRAAVEQLRSQRMMILEIVERQPNLLDSLKKLDLFKASIPSKEIVLFSRQLSTLVSAGVALVSGLNILAEQIQHKGFKAVVLKVKEDIEAGQPIAEALKKHPDAFSNLYVAMIRAGEVGGILDVILERLSNYLESAEALRLKVKGAMMYPMVVSSIAALVTVFLLVGVIPTFKEIFSSFGAELPLPTRIVIGLSESLQNQWYIYLCVPVGLVFLGKRWLKTENGRKIFDTKVLQLPLFGVMLRKVAVAKFTRTLGTLVKSGVPILQAMETVAQTAGNKVIESAIMAARESIREGERVADPLKRSGVFPPMVIQMISVGEETGNMDVMLHKIADFYDQEVEQAIKGLTSMIEPIVIVFMGILIGGIVIAMFIPMFELGNLAAKQG
- a CDS encoding prepilin-type N-terminal cleavage/methylation domain-containing protein, whose product is MKRITKKGFTLIELMIVVAIIGILAAIAIPKFADLITKSKESSAKGSLGSLRGSLTIYYSDKEGIWPNSAAAGSLSDLVPTYIERIPFISLPAQGSFTGHVTLSDAVTGTAGDSSGWFYNRLNGVLNINCTHRDTKNSIWNTW
- the ltrA gene encoding group II intron reverse transcriptase/maturase, with the translated sequence MERVVEEGNVQAAVRRVKRNKGSPGIDGMNGKDLPHSLRENWERLRQELLTGNYRPQAVKRVEIPKPNGGIRQLGIPVVVDRMIQQMVLNVLQPMIDPTFSEHSYGFRPGGSAHQAVKAARCYVQEGRRWVVDVDLEKFFDGVNHDILMSRLAKRIEDKRMLGLIRRYLTAGMMAEGVVVRREEGTPQGGPLSPLLANVLLDEVDKELEKRGHVFARCADDGNVYVRTERAGKDVMETLELLYAKLRLKVNTTKSRVTRVWDRQFLGYGLWVAKGKEVKHRVGAKALKAMKERVREITSRNGGQSLGQVAGRLKEYLPGWKNYFQLAETPGVFAGLDQWISHRLRMVRLKQWKRGSTVYRERKALGISQRALGSAIARPRSWWKTAGSQGLHIALPNTYFKSLGVPRLAEG